One Amorphoplanes digitatis genomic window carries:
- a CDS encoding FAD-dependent monooxygenase codes for MAEDTQVIIVGAGPVGLLLAGELRLGGARVVVVESRVTPTTESRASTLHARTMELFDSRGLLAALGDPPRDHRGHFGGIPLDLGQPSRHSGQWKVPQARTEQVLQEWAVSLGAQVRRGATLTGVHDDGAAVHATIRTARGRSVLRAPYLVACDGEDSTVRRLTGAEFPGRPAHRELLRADVAGVEIPDRRFERLAPGLAIAARRPDGVTRVMVHEFGRPAGQRTGPPGFGEVVDAWKRVTGEDLSGGTPLWVNAFGDANRQLRHYRHGRILFAGDAAHQQMPAGGQALNLGLQDAANLGWKLALEVGARPPAGLLDSYHRERHQVGARVLANIRAQALLLLGDEEVDSVRVLLGELLAEEGNRDRLAAMISGLDVRYPQEDGDDPRLGRRMPELTWQTPDGPVGTAALLRAGRGVLLDRCGRPGGPMSRIGRPWADRVDTVTARPAGDAEFEDHTAVLIRPDGYVAWIGADVHGAEEALRRWFGAATPEG; via the coding sequence ATGGCCGAGGACACCCAGGTGATCATCGTCGGCGCGGGGCCCGTCGGGCTGCTGCTCGCGGGCGAGCTGCGGCTCGGCGGCGCCCGGGTCGTCGTGGTCGAGAGCCGGGTCACGCCGACGACGGAGTCGAGGGCCTCCACCCTGCACGCCCGCACCATGGAGCTGTTCGACAGCCGGGGCCTGCTGGCGGCGCTCGGCGATCCGCCGCGCGACCACCGCGGACACTTCGGCGGGATACCGCTCGACCTGGGCCAGCCCAGCCGCCACAGCGGGCAGTGGAAGGTGCCGCAGGCCCGCACCGAGCAGGTGCTGCAGGAGTGGGCGGTGTCGCTGGGCGCGCAGGTGCGCCGCGGCGCGACGCTGACCGGGGTGCACGACGACGGCGCGGCCGTGCACGCCACCATCCGTACGGCGCGGGGCCGGAGCGTGCTGCGGGCGCCGTACCTGGTCGCCTGCGACGGCGAGGACAGCACGGTCCGGCGGCTGACCGGGGCCGAGTTCCCCGGCCGGCCGGCGCACCGCGAGCTGCTGCGCGCGGACGTCGCCGGCGTGGAGATCCCGGACCGCCGGTTCGAGCGGCTGGCGCCGGGGCTGGCCATCGCGGCCCGCCGCCCGGACGGCGTCACCCGGGTGATGGTCCACGAGTTCGGCCGGCCCGCCGGTCAGCGCACCGGGCCGCCCGGGTTCGGCGAGGTCGTCGACGCCTGGAAGCGGGTCACCGGCGAGGACCTCAGCGGCGGCACCCCGCTCTGGGTCAACGCGTTCGGCGACGCCAACCGCCAGCTGCGGCACTACCGGCACGGCCGGATCCTGTTCGCCGGCGACGCCGCGCACCAGCAGATGCCCGCCGGCGGCCAGGCGCTCAACCTCGGGCTCCAGGACGCGGCGAACCTCGGCTGGAAGCTGGCGCTGGAGGTGGGTGCCCGGCCGCCGGCCGGCCTGCTGGACAGCTACCACCGGGAACGCCACCAGGTCGGTGCGCGGGTGCTGGCCAACATCCGCGCACAGGCGCTGCTGCTGCTCGGCGACGAGGAGGTCGACTCCGTACGGGTGCTGCTGGGTGAGCTGCTCGCCGAGGAGGGCAACCGGGACCGGCTGGCGGCGATGATCAGCGGCCTGGACGTGCGGTACCCGCAGGAGGACGGCGACGATCCGCGGCTCGGCCGCCGGATGCCGGAGCTGACCTGGCAGACCCCGGACGGCCCGGTCGGCACGGCGGCCCTGCTCCGTGCCGGCCGGGGAGTGCTGCTCGACCGCTGCGGGCGGCCGGGCGGCCCGATGTCCCGGATCGGCCGGCCGTGGGCGGACCGGGTCGACACGGTGACGGCGCGGCCGGCCGGCGACGCCGAGTTCGAGGACCACACCGCCGTCCTGATCCGGCCGGACGGCTACGTCGCCTGGATCGGTGCCGACGTGCACGGCGCCGAGGAGGCGCTGCGGCGCTGGTTCGGCGCGGCCACACCCGAGGGGTGA
- a CDS encoding aromatase/cyclase, with translation MREVEHEITVSAPAEAVYRLIAEVENWPRIFPPTVYVDHVERGEREERIRIWATANGEPKNWTSRRTLTPERLRIDFRQEVSTPPVAAMGGAWIITALTEGESRVRLLHDYRAVGDDPAGLAWIDEAVDRNSRAELAALKTNVELAHLAAELTFSFEDTVHVDGSAKDVYDFVNDAGLWPERLPHVASVRFAEETPGLQSLEMDTRAKDGSTHTTKSYRVVFPHRRIAYKQTTLPALMSLHTGYWTFTEVEGGVSASSQHTVVLNSANIERVLGADATVADARDYVRDALSTNSRATLGHAKAYAETAR, from the coding sequence ATGCGTGAGGTGGAGCACGAGATCACCGTCTCGGCGCCGGCGGAGGCCGTGTACCGGCTCATCGCCGAGGTGGAGAACTGGCCGCGGATATTTCCGCCGACCGTCTACGTCGACCATGTGGAGCGCGGCGAGCGCGAGGAGCGGATCCGGATCTGGGCCACCGCCAACGGCGAACCCAAGAACTGGACCTCGCGCCGGACGCTGACGCCGGAGCGGCTGCGCATCGACTTCCGCCAGGAGGTGTCGACACCGCCGGTGGCCGCGATGGGCGGCGCCTGGATCATCACCGCGCTGACCGAGGGTGAGTCGCGGGTCCGGCTGCTGCACGACTACCGCGCCGTCGGCGACGACCCCGCGGGCCTGGCCTGGATCGACGAGGCCGTGGACCGCAACTCGCGGGCGGAGCTGGCCGCGCTCAAGACCAACGTCGAGCTGGCGCACCTGGCCGCGGAGCTGACCTTCTCCTTCGAGGACACGGTCCACGTCGACGGCTCCGCCAAGGACGTCTACGACTTCGTCAACGACGCCGGGCTCTGGCCGGAGCGGCTGCCGCACGTCGCCTCGGTGCGCTTCGCCGAGGAGACGCCGGGCCTCCAGAGCCTGGAGATGGACACCCGCGCCAAGGACGGCTCGACGCACACCACGAAGTCGTACCGGGTGGTCTTCCCGCACCGGCGGATCGCCTACAAGCAGACCACCCTGCCGGCGCTGATGAGCCTGCACACCGGCTACTGGACGTTCACCGAGGTCGAGGGCGGCGTGTCCGCGTCCTCGCAGCACACCGTCGTGCTGAACAGCGCGAACATCGAGCGGGTCCTCGGCGCGGACGCGACGGTCGCCGACGCCCGGGACTACGTCCGCGACGCGCTGAGCACCAACAGCCGCGCCACCCTCGGCCACGCCAAGGCCTACGCCGAGACCGCCCGTTGA
- the fabG gene encoding 3-oxoacyl-ACP reductase FabG, translating to MPQEPRRVAVVTGATSGIGLAAARLLATQDHRVFIGARSADNVAATVKQLQEEGLEVDGTVVDVRSQDAVQAFVQAAVDRFGAVDVLVNNAGRSGGGVTADIADELWDDVIETNLNSVFRMTRAVLNTGGMRYRGYGRIINIASTAGKQGVVLGAPYSASKHGVVGFTKALGNELAPAGITVNAVCPGYVETPMAQRVRQGYAAAYDSSEEAILEKFQSKIPLGRYSTPEEVAGMVGYLASDAAASVTSQAINVCGGLGNF from the coding sequence ATGCCGCAGGAACCGCGACGCGTCGCCGTCGTCACCGGTGCCACCAGCGGGATCGGCCTCGCCGCCGCCCGGCTGCTGGCCACGCAGGATCACCGGGTGTTCATCGGCGCGCGCAGCGCCGACAACGTCGCCGCCACCGTCAAGCAGCTGCAGGAGGAGGGCCTCGAGGTCGACGGCACCGTCGTCGACGTCCGGTCGCAGGACGCGGTACAGGCGTTCGTCCAGGCCGCGGTCGACCGCTTCGGCGCCGTCGACGTCCTGGTCAACAACGCGGGCCGCAGCGGGGGCGGCGTCACCGCCGACATCGCCGACGAACTGTGGGACGACGTCATCGAGACCAACCTCAACAGCGTGTTCCGGATGACCCGCGCGGTGCTCAACACCGGCGGCATGCGGTACCGCGGCTACGGCCGGATCATCAACATCGCCTCGACGGCCGGCAAGCAGGGCGTGGTGCTCGGCGCGCCGTACTCGGCCTCCAAGCACGGCGTCGTCGGCTTCACCAAGGCACTGGGCAACGAGCTCGCGCCGGCCGGCATCACGGTCAACGCCGTCTGCCCCGGCTACGTCGAGACGCCCATGGCGCAGCGGGTCCGGCAGGGCTACGCCGCCGCGTACGACAGCAGCGAGGAGGCCATCCTGGAGAAGTTCCAGAGCAAGATCCCGCTCGGGCGCTACTCCACCCCGGAGGAGGTCGCCGGCATGGTCGGCTACCTCGCCTCCGACGCCGCCGCCTCCGTCACGTCGCAGGCCATCAACGTCTGCGGTGGCCTCGGCAACTTCTGA
- a CDS encoding acyl carrier protein, producing MTIATFALEDLKRILLEGAGADEGVDLDADILDTRLDDLGYESLALLETGSRIEREYGISLDESALIEAPTPRVLIDLVNAQLAAGV from the coding sequence ATGACCATCGCCACCTTCGCCCTTGAGGATCTCAAGCGGATCCTGCTCGAGGGCGCCGGCGCCGACGAGGGCGTCGACCTGGACGCCGACATCCTCGACACCCGCCTCGACGACCTCGGCTACGAGTCGCTCGCGCTGCTGGAGACGGGCAGCCGGATCGAGCGCGAGTACGGCATCTCGCTCGACGAGTCCGCCCTCATCGAGGCGCCGACGCCGCGCGTACTCATCGACCTCGTCAACGCCCAGCTCGCCGCCGGCGTCTGA
- a CDS encoding ketosynthase chain-length factor translates to MSAPVVVTGLGVTAPNGLGTRDFWSATREGRGAIGRITRFDPGQYPARLAGEVPGFEAKQHLPSRLLPQTDRMTRLALVAADWALGDARVDPRELPEFDMGVVTASASGGFEFGQGELENLWSRGSQYVSAYQSFAWFYAVNSGQISIRNGMKGPSGVVVSDQAGGLDAVAQARRLIRKGTPLIISGAVDASICPWGWVAQLAGGRLSTVDDPARAYLPFDAGAAGYVPGEGGALLVLESAERARARGARVYGEVAGYGATIDPRPGSGREPGLRKAIELALADAGCAPGDVDVVFADAAADPELDRIEAAAIGDVFGRRGVPVTAPKSMTGRLYSGAAPLDLAAALLAMAEGVIPPTINIEPAPGYGLDLVVGAARETELRTALVLARGYGGFNSAVLLRR, encoded by the coding sequence GTGAGCGCCCCGGTGGTGGTGACCGGGCTCGGCGTGACCGCGCCGAACGGCCTCGGCACGCGGGACTTCTGGAGCGCGACGCGCGAGGGCCGCGGCGCCATCGGCCGGATCACCCGCTTCGATCCCGGGCAGTACCCCGCCCGGCTGGCCGGCGAGGTACCGGGCTTCGAGGCGAAGCAGCACCTGCCGAGCCGGCTGCTGCCGCAGACCGATCGGATGACGCGGCTGGCCCTGGTCGCCGCCGACTGGGCGCTCGGCGACGCTCGCGTCGACCCGCGGGAGCTGCCCGAGTTCGACATGGGCGTGGTCACCGCCAGCGCCTCCGGCGGCTTCGAATTCGGCCAGGGCGAACTGGAGAACCTGTGGAGCCGCGGCAGCCAGTACGTGAGTGCGTACCAGTCCTTCGCCTGGTTCTACGCGGTCAACAGTGGACAGATCTCCATCCGCAACGGAATGAAGGGCCCCAGCGGTGTCGTCGTCAGCGACCAGGCCGGCGGCCTCGACGCCGTGGCACAGGCCCGGCGGCTGATCCGGAAGGGGACGCCGCTGATCATCTCCGGCGCGGTGGACGCGTCGATCTGCCCGTGGGGCTGGGTCGCCCAGCTCGCCGGCGGCCGGCTGAGCACCGTCGACGACCCGGCCCGGGCGTACCTGCCGTTCGACGCCGGCGCCGCCGGATACGTGCCGGGGGAGGGCGGCGCCCTGCTGGTGCTGGAGTCCGCCGAGCGCGCCCGCGCGCGGGGCGCGCGCGTCTACGGCGAGGTCGCCGGCTACGGGGCGACCATCGACCCGAGGCCGGGCAGCGGCCGGGAGCCGGGGCTGCGCAAGGCGATCGAGCTGGCGCTGGCGGACGCCGGGTGCGCGCCGGGTGACGTCGACGTCGTCTTCGCCGACGCGGCGGCCGACCCCGAGCTCGACCGGATCGAGGCCGCGGCGATCGGCGACGTGTTCGGCCGCCGCGGCGTGCCCGTCACGGCGCCCAAGAGCATGACCGGCCGGCTCTACTCCGGCGCCGCACCGCTGGACCTGGCGGCCGCGCTGCTGGCCATGGCCGAGGGCGTGATCCCGCCGACGATCAACATCGAGCCCGCACCCGGGTACGGCCTGGACCTGGTCGTCGGTGCCGCCCGCGAGACCGAACTGCGCACCGCGCTCGTGCTGGCCCGCGGCTACGGCGGCTTCAACTCCGCCGTGCTGCTGCGCCGCTGA
- a CDS encoding beta-ketoacyl-[acyl-carrier-protein] synthase family protein has protein sequence MTGRRVVITGIDVLAPGGVGVKQFWDQLNAGRTATRGITFFDPTPFRSRVAAEIDFDPESHGLSPQESRRMDRAAQFAVVAARGAVADSGLDVAGLDPYRVGVTVGSAVGATTGLDEEYRIVSDGGRLRLVDHGYAVPHLYDYLVPSSFAAEVAWAVGAEGPSTVVSTGCTSGIDSVGYAVELIREGAVDVMIAGSSDAPISPITMACFDAIKATTPRHDDPATASRPFDGTRNGFVLGEGAAVFVLEELGAARARGAHIYAEIAGYATRSNAYHMTGLRPDGAEMAEAIRAALDEARMNPSEIDYINAHGSGTKQNDRHETAAFKRSLGEHAYRTPVSSIKSMIGHSLGAIGSLEIAASALAMEHNVVPPTANLHTPDPECDLDYVPLTARDQLTDAVLTVGSGFGGFQSAMVLARAQRGDA, from the coding sequence GTGACCGGCCGGCGAGTCGTCATCACGGGCATCGACGTGCTCGCGCCCGGGGGCGTCGGCGTCAAGCAGTTCTGGGACCAGCTCAACGCGGGCCGCACGGCCACGCGCGGCATCACGTTCTTCGACCCCACCCCGTTCCGCTCCCGGGTGGCGGCCGAGATCGACTTCGACCCGGAGAGCCACGGCCTGAGCCCGCAGGAGAGCCGCCGGATGGACCGGGCGGCCCAGTTCGCCGTGGTCGCGGCGCGGGGCGCGGTCGCCGACAGCGGACTCGACGTGGCGGGCCTCGACCCGTACCGGGTCGGGGTGACCGTCGGCAGCGCGGTCGGCGCCACCACCGGGCTGGACGAGGAGTACCGGATCGTCAGCGACGGCGGGCGGCTGCGGCTCGTCGATCACGGGTACGCCGTACCGCACCTCTACGACTACCTGGTGCCGAGCTCGTTCGCGGCCGAGGTGGCGTGGGCGGTCGGCGCCGAGGGCCCCAGCACGGTGGTCTCCACCGGCTGCACCTCCGGCATCGACTCCGTCGGGTACGCCGTCGAGCTGATCCGCGAGGGCGCCGTCGACGTCATGATCGCGGGCTCCTCCGACGCGCCGATCTCACCGATCACCATGGCCTGCTTCGACGCGATCAAGGCGACCACCCCGCGGCACGACGACCCCGCGACAGCGTCGCGGCCCTTCGACGGCACCCGCAACGGCTTCGTGCTCGGCGAGGGCGCCGCGGTGTTCGTCCTCGAGGAGCTGGGCGCGGCCCGGGCACGCGGCGCGCACATCTACGCGGAGATCGCCGGCTACGCCACCCGCAGCAACGCGTACCACATGACCGGCCTGCGCCCGGACGGCGCCGAGATGGCCGAGGCGATCCGGGCCGCGCTCGACGAGGCCCGGATGAACCCCTCCGAGATCGACTACATCAACGCGCACGGTTCCGGCACGAAACAGAACGACCGGCACGAGACCGCCGCCTTCAAGCGCAGCCTCGGAGAGCACGCGTACCGCACGCCGGTGAGCTCGATCAAGTCGATGATCGGCCACTCCCTGGGCGCGATCGGCTCCCTGGAGATCGCGGCCTCGGCCCTGGCGATGGAGCACAACGTGGTGCCACCGACGGCGAACCTGCACACCCCGGATCCCGAGTGCGACCTCGACTACGTGCCGCTCACGGCGCGCGATCAGCTCACCGACGCGGTGCTGACGGTCGGCAGTGGATTCGGCGGATTCCAGAGCGCCATGGTGCTCGCCCGCGCGCAGCGGGGCGACGCGTGA
- a CDS encoding TcmI family type II polyketide cyclase — protein MHSTLIVARMSPESGADVAGLFADFDRTEMPHRMGTRRRQLFAYRGLYFHLQDFEADNGGALIERAKDDTRFVRISDDLKPYIEAYDPATWRSPADAMATRFYSWEA, from the coding sequence ATGCACAGCACCCTGATCGTGGCCCGGATGAGCCCCGAGTCCGGTGCCGACGTCGCCGGACTGTTCGCCGACTTCGACCGTACGGAGATGCCGCACCGGATGGGCACCCGGCGCCGCCAGCTCTTCGCCTATCGCGGCCTCTACTTCCACCTACAGGACTTCGAGGCCGACAACGGCGGCGCCCTGATCGAACGGGCCAAGGACGACACCCGGTTCGTGCGCATCAGCGACGACCTCAAGCCCTACATCGAGGCGTACGACCCGGCGACGTGGCGTTCGCCCGCCGACGCGATGGCGACCCGCTTCTACTCGTGGGAGGCGTGA
- a CDS encoding acetyl/propionyl/methylcrotonyl-CoA carboxylase subunit alpha — protein MRKVLIANRGEIAVRVARACRDAGIAAVAVYAHPDRDAPHVRMADEAFALDGDTPATSYLDAAKVLRAAADSGADAVHPGYGFLSENADFAQAVLDAGLVWIGPGPQAIRDLGDKVAARRIARRAGAPLVAGTAEPVAGPDEVLAFAREHGLPIAIKAAFGGGGRGLKVARSLEEIPELHESAVREALAAFGRGECFVERYLDRPRHVETQCLADRHGNVVVVSTRDCSLQRRHQKLVEEAPAPFLLPEQNAELYRASKAILREAGYVGAGTVEFLVGADGTISFLEVNTRLQVEHPVSEEVTGIDLVREMFRIADGEELGYDDPRPRGHSLEFRINGEDPGRGFLPAPGTVTTFAPPSGPGVRLDSGVEAGTVVGPAWDSLLAKLVITGADREQALRRAARALAEFRVDGMATALPFHRAVVADPAFAPELTGSAAPFTVHTRWIETGFDNRITPFATPETDDRQAPAAPREHLVVEVGGRRIEVSLPAGMSTAAGRPAAGGGVARPRRPQVRGAAGSGAALASPMQGTVVKVAVEEGQVVDEGDLIVVLEAMKMEQPLNAHRAGAVVGLAAEVGQSVGAGAVLCEIKG, from the coding sequence GTGCGCAAGGTTCTCATCGCCAACCGTGGCGAAATCGCCGTCCGCGTGGCCCGCGCCTGCCGGGACGCCGGAATCGCCGCCGTGGCCGTCTACGCACACCCCGACCGCGACGCGCCGCACGTCCGCATGGCGGACGAGGCGTTCGCGCTGGACGGCGACACCCCGGCCACCAGCTATCTCGACGCCGCGAAGGTGCTGCGCGCCGCGGCGGACTCCGGCGCCGACGCCGTGCACCCCGGCTACGGATTCCTGTCGGAGAACGCCGACTTCGCCCAGGCGGTGCTGGATGCCGGCCTCGTCTGGATCGGCCCCGGCCCGCAGGCGATCCGGGATCTCGGCGACAAGGTGGCGGCCCGGCGCATCGCCCGGCGGGCCGGCGCGCCGCTTGTCGCCGGCACCGCCGAGCCGGTCGCCGGCCCCGACGAGGTGCTCGCCTTCGCCCGCGAACACGGCCTGCCGATCGCCATCAAGGCCGCGTTCGGCGGCGGCGGCCGCGGGCTCAAGGTGGCCCGGTCGCTCGAGGAGATCCCCGAACTCCATGAATCCGCGGTCCGCGAGGCGCTCGCGGCCTTCGGGCGCGGCGAGTGCTTCGTCGAGCGCTATCTCGACCGGCCCCGGCACGTGGAGACGCAGTGCCTCGCCGACCGGCACGGCAACGTCGTGGTGGTCTCCACCCGGGACTGCTCGTTGCAGCGCCGGCACCAGAAGCTTGTCGAGGAGGCGCCCGCGCCGTTCCTCTTGCCGGAGCAGAACGCCGAGCTCTACCGGGCCTCCAAGGCGATCCTGCGCGAGGCCGGCTACGTCGGCGCCGGCACCGTGGAATTCCTGGTCGGCGCCGACGGCACCATCTCCTTCCTCGAGGTCAACACGCGGCTACAGGTGGAGCACCCGGTGAGCGAGGAGGTCACCGGCATCGACCTGGTCCGCGAGATGTTCCGCATCGCCGACGGCGAGGAACTCGGCTACGACGACCCCCGGCCGCGCGGCCACAGCCTGGAGTTCCGGATCAACGGCGAGGACCCCGGCCGCGGCTTCCTGCCCGCGCCCGGCACGGTCACCACGTTCGCGCCGCCGTCCGGCCCCGGCGTCCGCCTCGACTCCGGCGTCGAGGCGGGCACCGTGGTCGGGCCGGCCTGGGACTCCCTGCTCGCCAAGCTGGTGATCACCGGCGCCGACCGGGAGCAGGCGCTGCGCCGGGCCGCCCGGGCGCTCGCGGAGTTCCGGGTCGACGGCATGGCCACCGCCCTGCCGTTCCACCGGGCGGTGGTCGCCGATCCCGCGTTCGCGCCGGAGCTGACCGGCTCTGCCGCGCCGTTCACCGTGCACACGCGATGGATCGAGACCGGGTTCGACAACCGGATCACGCCGTTCGCCACCCCGGAGACGGACGACCGGCAGGCGCCCGCGGCGCCACGGGAACACCTCGTGGTGGAGGTCGGCGGCCGCCGGATCGAAGTCTCGCTGCCGGCCGGCATGAGCACCGCCGCGGGCCGCCCCGCCGCGGGCGGCGGGGTCGCCCGGCCGCGCCGGCCGCAGGTACGCGGCGCGGCCGGCTCCGGCGCGGCGCTCGCCTCGCCGATGCAGGGCACCGTCGTCAAGGTGGCCGTCGAGGAGGGCCAGGTCGTCGACGAGGGCGACCTGATCGTGGTCCTCGAGGCCATGAAGATGGAGCAGCCCCTCAACGCGCACCGGGCCGGCGCGGTCGTCGGCCTCGCGGCCGAGGTGGGACAGAGCGTCGGCGCCGGCGCCGTCCTCTGCGAGATCAAAGGCTGA
- a CDS encoding response regulator transcription factor, whose protein sequence is MSQRLMGVPELSNPGQRTPARSGGWRVMVVESNAKDMEDLAGGLRRRGHEVDGVETGEAALRECGAVDIVLLDLELPDLDGLEVCRSIRAACDVPMIAVTGWGTELDRVLGLQAGADDYVVKPYGFRELMARMDAVMRRVRPQRPAARSVTHGALRIDVNSRQVSVDGRRVEVTRKEFDLLHLLASRPDTVVSRKQIMQLVWGDSWSRRTVDTHVSSLRNKLGGSEWIITVRGVGFRLGNG, encoded by the coding sequence ATGAGTCAGCGGCTGATGGGCGTGCCCGAGTTATCGAATCCTGGCCAGCGAACCCCGGCCCGCTCCGGGGGCTGGCGGGTCATGGTCGTCGAGAGCAACGCCAAGGACATGGAGGACCTCGCCGGTGGGCTGCGCCGGCGCGGTCACGAGGTCGACGGGGTCGAGACCGGCGAGGCCGCACTGCGGGAGTGCGGCGCCGTCGACATCGTCCTGCTGGACCTGGAGCTGCCCGATCTGGACGGTCTCGAGGTGTGCCGCAGCATCCGGGCGGCGTGCGACGTCCCGATGATCGCCGTCACCGGCTGGGGAACCGAGCTGGACCGGGTGCTGGGCCTGCAGGCCGGCGCGGACGACTACGTCGTGAAGCCGTACGGGTTCCGGGAGCTGATGGCCCGCATGGACGCGGTCATGCGCCGGGTGCGCCCGCAACGGCCGGCCGCGCGGAGCGTCACGCACGGTGCGCTGCGGATCGACGTCAACTCCCGGCAGGTCAGCGTCGACGGCCGGAGGGTCGAGGTGACCCGCAAGGAGTTCGACCTGCTGCACCTGCTCGCCTCGCGCCCGGACACCGTCGTCTCGCGCAAGCAGATCATGCAGCTGGTCTGGGGCGATTCGTGGAGCCGGCGAACCGTCGACACGCACGTCAGCAGCCTGCGCAACAAGCTCGGCGGAAGCGAGTGGATCATTACCGTGCGCGGGGTGGGTTTCCGCCTCGGAAACGGCTGA
- a CDS encoding ScbR family autoregulator-binding transcription factor — MRTRGALIASAADVFDRGGYARARLADISAGAGVSPGALHFHFENKAAVAEAVHTAAARTLGRAARLAYRERANTLQALTDITQAHARLLRRDVVSRAGFRLESDSTFDAERSIGTEWRRCVERLLAEAHAGRELAAGADLESATCTIVAATTGIAMLIDGADESRAQTALAGFWRAVHPEIAAAGLLARLDPAGITRVVDRAVRASGRPETAGRAALALSPSAG; from the coding sequence GTGCGAACCCGCGGTGCGTTGATCGCCTCGGCCGCCGACGTCTTCGACCGAGGGGGCTACGCCCGGGCGAGGCTCGCCGACATCAGCGCCGGTGCCGGCGTGAGCCCGGGAGCGCTGCACTTCCACTTCGAGAACAAGGCCGCCGTGGCCGAGGCCGTGCACACGGCGGCGGCGCGGACGCTGGGCCGGGCCGCGCGGCTGGCCTACCGCGAACGCGCCAACACGCTGCAGGCGCTCACCGACATCACCCAGGCGCACGCCCGGCTGCTGCGCCGCGACGTCGTCTCGAGGGCCGGCTTCCGACTGGAATCCGACAGCACGTTCGACGCCGAACGCAGCATCGGCACCGAATGGCGCCGGTGCGTCGAGCGGCTGCTCGCCGAGGCGCACGCCGGTCGCGAGCTCGCCGCCGGGGCCGACCTGGAGAGCGCGACCTGCACCATCGTGGCCGCCACCACGGGCATCGCCATGCTGATCGACGGCGCCGACGAGTCCCGCGCGCAGACCGCGCTCGCCGGATTCTGGCGCGCGGTACACCCGGAGATCGCGGCGGCCGGCCTGCTCGCGCGGCTCGACCCGGCCGGCATCACCCGGGTCGTCGACCGGGCCGTGCGGGCCTCGGGCCGGCCGGAGACCGCCGGCCGCGCGGCCCTCGCGCTGTCGCCGTCGGCAGGGTAG
- a CDS encoding NAD-dependent epimerase/dehydratase family protein, whose translation MTTRILVTGAGGFIGSHAVAAARATPGLRLRLMAHRSAPPGGGAELVRADLAVADSLRGSCAGVDVVLHCASRIGGDEAGSAAVNDLGTRNLVDEATRGGVRRFVYVSTAAVYGRGPFTALRPDGAPLAPASATSRSRAAAERHVLAAGGVVLRPHLVYGRGDKWVIPGLVMLLRRLSAGLSRCRARHSLIDARSLGRLAVAAALAPRAAGVYHVNHPDPVGVAELLSTVDAGLRLGLDRRASVPAARAMLAASEPARRHLEMLAVDHWFADDRVWADLGCGPGAGFATTFRRHAAWYRRQLAAAPRSG comes from the coding sequence GTGACGACGCGGATCCTGGTCACCGGCGCCGGCGGGTTCATCGGCAGCCACGCGGTTGCCGCCGCGCGGGCCACGCCCGGCCTGCGGCTGCGCCTGATGGCCCACCGTTCGGCCCCGCCCGGCGGCGGGGCCGAACTGGTGCGGGCGGACCTCGCCGTGGCGGACTCGCTGCGCGGCAGCTGCGCGGGCGTCGACGTGGTGCTGCACTGCGCCTCGCGGATCGGCGGCGACGAGGCCGGCAGCGCAGCGGTCAACGATCTCGGCACCCGGAACCTGGTCGACGAGGCCACCCGCGGCGGGGTGCGCCGGTTCGTCTACGTGAGCACCGCTGCCGTGTACGGCCGGGGACCCTTCACCGCGCTGCGGCCGGACGGCGCGCCGCTGGCACCCGCGTCGGCGACGAGCCGGAGCCGGGCGGCCGCCGAGCGGCACGTGCTCGCGGCCGGCGGCGTGGTGCTGCGCCCGCACCTGGTGTACGGCCGCGGCGACAAGTGGGTGATCCCCGGCCTCGTGATGCTGCTCAGGCGCCTGTCGGCCGGCCTGTCCCGCTGCCGGGCCCGGCATTCGCTCATCGACGCCCGCAGCCTGGGCCGGCTCGCGGTCGCGGCGGCGCTGGCGCCGAGGGCCGCCGGCGTCTACCACGTGAACCACCCCGATCCGGTCGGGGTGGCCGAGCTGCTGTCCACGGTGGACGCCGGGCTGCGGCTGGGCCTTGACCGGCGTGCCTCCGTGCCCGCCGCGCGGGCGATGCTGGCGGCCTCCGAGCCGGCCCGGCGACACCTGGAGATGCTGGCGGTGGACCACTGGTTCGCCGACGACCGGGTCTGGGCGGACCTGGGCTGCGGCCCGGGCGCCGGCTTCGCGACGACGTTCCGGCGGCACGCCGCCTGGTACCGGCGACAGCTCGCGGCGGCGCCGCGCTCGGGGTGA